In Phycisphaerae bacterium RAS1, the genomic window AAACCAGCGTCGCGGAGAAGAACGTCAGGGCGCTGATCGAAGGCGCCAAGGCGCGCGGCCGAGACGTCGCGCTCGGCGGCACGCTCTTTTCGGATGCCATGGGCCCGGCGGGAGCCTACGAGGGCACCTATATCGGCATGCTCGACCACAACGCCACCACCATCGCGCGCGCCCTGGGCGGCGAGGCGCCCGCGCGCGGATTGAACGGGAAATTGCGGGAATAAGGAAGAGGATTAGAAATGCCAATGCACACCATGCAAAGATCTCAACATGGCAACTAGCCATCAACGGACTGAGCCGACGCCGACCGGACGTGATCTTCGCGGACCCTCAGGTAGCGCGTCGGAGGATCCGCCCGCGCTTGCGGCGCTGCGCCGGGCGGATCGCGCGCGAAGCATGCCGGCGACCGGCGCCGAGCACGCGCTGGGCGCCCCGCTCTCCATCCACGACATGACCGTCGCCTACCATCGCAAACCGGTGCTGTGGGACGTCGACTACGACGCGCCCCCGGCGCAGCTCGTCGGCATCGTCGGCCCCAACGGCGCCGGGAAGAGCACGCTGCTCAAGGCCGTTCTCGATCTCGTCCCGAAAGCCTCCGGCCGCGTCATGGTGTTCGGAAAACCCTACACGCAGCAGCGCCGGCTGGTGGCGTACGTTCCGCAACGCGAAAGCGTCGACTGGGATTTCCCGGTCAGCGCGCTGGACGTCGTCGTCATGGGCCGCTACGGCCGCATCGGCTGGCTGCGCCCCGTCACGCGCCGTCACCGCGAAGCCGGCCTGCATGCCCTCGAGCGCGTCGGCATGGCCGACTTCGCAAGGCGACAGATCAGCCAGCTTTCCGGCGGACAGCAGCAGCGCGTCTTCCTGGCGCGGGCCCTGGCCCAGGAGGCCAGCGTCTACCTGATGGACGAGCCCTTTGCCAGCGTCGACGCCGCCACGGAAAAAGCCATCGTGCAGGTCCTGCATGACCTGCGCGGCGGCGGGCGCACCGTGCTCGTCGTTCATCATGACCTGCAAACCGTGCCGGAGTATTTCGACTACGTGCTGCTGCTCAACACGCGCATCGTCGCGCACGGCCCCACGGCGCAGACGTTCACGCAGGAGAATCTGCGCAAGACGTACGGCGCCCGACTGACGCTGCTGGAAGAGGCGGCCCACGCGATGGCGCGCGGCGTACGCGAGCGCCCCGCGCCGGCCGACTGAGCGACGGAGACCGAGATCATGGGCATGGACGCGAAAAACGGAAAACGAGACAAAGGCCGCGCCGGGCCGCGCGACCCCGCGCGCCCTCTGCCCCTTTGTTCCTCTATCCCCGCTGCGTCTTCTCCGTGTCTCCGTGACTCCGTGACTGCGTGGTAGAATTCTTGAGGCGCAGCGGAGCGGCCCCGTGAATCCGTCCATCACCGACAACACAATCCGCTGGCCGTCAGCCGCCGAATGGCTGAACGTGCTCACCCTGGCCGACTACAACACGCGCGTCGTCGTCATCGGCGTGACGCTGCTCGGCATGGCCTGCGGACTGGTCGGTTCGTTCATGCTGCTCCGCAAGCGCGCCCTTCTGGGCGACGCCCTCAGTCACGCCACTCTGCCGGGGATTGCCGCGGCGTTTCTCATCGCCAGCGCGCTCGGACTGAGCGGCAAGTCGCTGGCCGTGCTGCTGACCGGCGCGACCATCTCCGGATCGCTCGGCGTGCTCTGCGTGTTGGCGGTGGTGCACCTCACGCGCATCAAGGAAGACGCCGCCATGGGGATCGTGCTCAGCGTTTTCTTCGGGCTGGGTGTCACGCTCACCGGCGTCATTCAAAGCATGGGCACCGGCCACGCCGCCGGGCTCAAGTCATTCATCTATGGCAAGACGGCCTCAATGTTGTGGGGCGACGCGCTGCTGATCGGCGCCACCGCGGCGGCGGCGGCCGCGGTCCTGCTGGCCTTCTACAAGGAATTCAAGCTTCTGTGTTTCGACGCCGACTTTGCCGCCGCCCTAGGGCGGCCGGTGCTGGCGCTGGATGTGTTGCTGATGACGCTGGTCGTCGCCGTGACCGTGATCGGCCTTCAGGCGGTCGGACTGATCCTGATCATCGCGCTGCTCATCATTCCGCCCGCCGCCGCCCGCTTCTGGACCGATCACCTGCCGACGATGCTGATTGCATCGGTGTGCATCGCCGCCGCAAGCTGCGCTCTGGGGGCGATGCTCAGCGCCGTCGTTCCGCGCCTGCCTTCCGGGGCCGTGATTGTCGCGGTCGCCGGACTCGCGTTCAGCCTGAGCATGCTCGCCGGCCCCGCCCGCGGCGTGCTCCCGCGGCTGATCGATCAGCGCCGGCTCTCGCGCAAGATCGCCCGGCAACATCTGCTGCGAGCCCTGTACGAGCTGAGCGAGCCGGCCGGCGCGGCGCGCGAAACAGCCGTCGGCATCGAGTTTCGGCTGTTGATGGGGGCGCGCTCCTGGTCGGCGGCCGGGTTGCGGCGCGAGCTGCGGCGAGCGTTTCGCGACGGCCTGGTGCTGCCCGATTCCGCGTCGCAGACGTTCCGGCTGACGCAGCCCGGCTTTCAAGCCGCCTGGCGCGTCGCCCGCAATCACCGGCTGTGGGAGCTGTTTCTCATCAGTCACGCCGACATCGCCCCCAGCCACGTCGATCGCGACGCCGACCAGGTAGAGCACGTGCTGGATGCGGAGATGATCCGCCTGCTCGAATTGCAACTGGCCGCGGCATATCCCGACCTTCAGGCGCCGCACAGCCCGCACGCGATTCGGCCGAGAAAGCCGGAGTAACGAGAACAGAGCGATGCTGGCACTGACCTGGCTGCCCATGGACACCTGGATCGTCGCCGTCGGCGCGATGTCCGGCATGGCCTGCGCGCTGCTCGGCACATTCCTCCTGCTTCGAAAAATGAGCATGATGGGCGACGCCATCAGCCACGCCGTCCTGCCCGGCCTGGCCGCCGCGTTCCTGATCACCGGCAGCCGCGGGAGCGCCACCATGCTGGCCGGGGCGGCGGTCGTCGGCGTGCTGACCGCGCTGCTCACACAGTGGATTTACAGCGTCGGCCGCGTCGATCGAAACGCCGCCATGGGCGTCGTCTTCACCGTCCTCTTTGCCATCGGACTCATCCTGATCCGCCGCGCCGCGGATTTCGTCGATCTCGATCCCGATTGCG contains:
- the znuC_1 gene encoding High-affinity zinc uptake system ATP-binding protein ZnuC, whose protein sequence is MPATGAEHALGAPLSIHDMTVAYHRKPVLWDVDYDAPPAQLVGIVGPNGAGKSTLLKAVLDLVPKASGRVMVFGKPYTQQRRLVAYVPQRESVDWDFPVSALDVVVMGRYGRIGWLRPVTRRHREAGLHALERVGMADFARRQISQLSGGQQQRVFLARALAQEASVYLMDEPFASVDAATEKAIVQVLHDLRGGGRTVLVVHHDLQTVPEYFDYVLLLNTRIVAHGPTAQTFTQENLRKTYGARLTLLEEAAHAMARGVRERPAPAD
- the mntB_1 gene encoding Manganese transport system membrane protein MntB, coding for MNPSITDNTIRWPSAAEWLNVLTLADYNTRVVVIGVTLLGMACGLVGSFMLLRKRALLGDALSHATLPGIAAAFLIASALGLSGKSLAVLLTGATISGSLGVLCVLAVVHLTRIKEDAAMGIVLSVFFGLGVTLTGVIQSMGTGHAAGLKSFIYGKTASMLWGDALLIGATAAAAAAVLLAFYKEFKLLCFDADFAAALGRPVLALDVLLMTLVVAVTVIGLQAVGLILIIALLIIPPAAARFWTDHLPTMLIASVCIAAASCALGAMLSAVVPRLPSGAVIVAVAGLAFSLSMLAGPARGVLPRLIDQRRLSRKIARQHLLRALYELSEPAGAARETAVGIEFRLLMGARSWSAAGLRRELRRAFRDGLVLPDSASQTFRLTQPGFQAAWRVARNHRLWELFLISHADIAPSHVDRDADQVEHVLDAEMIRLLELQLAAAYPDLQAPHSPHAIRPRKPE